A genomic stretch from Pristiophorus japonicus isolate sPriJap1 chromosome 6, sPriJap1.hap1, whole genome shotgun sequence includes:
- the sec62 gene encoding translocation protein SEC62: MAERRKQKKRSQEVGEPTKEEKVVAKYLRFNCPTKSTTMMGHRVDYFIASKAVDCLLDSKWAKSKKGDEAVFTTRESVVEYCNRLLKKQFFHRALKVMKKKSEKEMKKEKEKVKNDSSKEEEKKGKKEITKDEKNKKEKEKKKDSEKEESKKEKKDEAPGTPKKKKETKRKFKLEPHQDQLFLDGNEVFVWIYDPVHFKTFAMGLILVIAVIAATLFPLWPAEMRVGVYYLSVAAGCFVASILLLAVARCILFLLIWLLTGGRHHFWFLPNLTADVGFIDSFRPLYTHEYKGPKSDSKKAGEETEPQKRPQPDGDKGKEGEVAATAAGAETVEAGNSAGERQSDTDSDRRDDDGGSQHSSGNGNDFEMITKEELEQPTDEEEEDEEEEEEEEDETQPLHSKS; this comes from the exons gaggTTGGGGAACCGACTAAAGAGGAGAAGGTGGTGGCCAAGTATTTGCGCTTCAATTGCCCAACCAAGTCTACCACCATGATGGGCCACAGAGTTGATTATTTCATTG CTTCCAAAGCAGTCGACTGCTTGCTGGATTCCAAATGGGCAAAATCAAAGAAAGGAGACGAGGCTGTGTTTACAACTAGGGAATCGGTCGTCGAATACTGCAACAG GCTCCTTAAGAAGCAATTCTTTCACCGAGCATTAAAAGTCATGAAAAAGAAGTCTGAAAAGGAAATGAAAAAGGAGAAAGAAAAAGTGAAAAATGACAGCAGCAAAGAGGAGGAAAAGAAGGGCAAGAAGGAAATCACCAAGGACGAAAAGaacaagaaagagaaagagaagaaaAAAGACAGTGAAAAAGAAGAAAGCAAGAAAGAGAAAAAG GATGAAGCTCCAGGAACACCAAAgaaaaaaaaggagacaaaaagaAAGTTTAAATTGGAACCACACCAGGACCAGCTTTTTCTTGACGGGAATGAG GTATTTGTGTGGATCTACGATCCTGTTCATTTCAAGACCTTTGCGATGGGACTAATATTAG TAATTGCGGTGATTGCTGCTACGCTCTTCCCCCTGTGGCCGGCAGAGATGCGAGTCGGTGTTTACTATCTCAGTGTTGCAGCAGGCTGTTTTGTTGCCAGCATCCTACTCCTCGCCGTAG ctcggtgcaTCCTCTTTCTCTTAATCTGGCTCCTCACCGGTGGTCGACACCATTTCTGGTTCCTGCCGAACCTGACGGCGGACGTTGGCTTCATTGACTCCTTCAGGCCCCTGTACACGCACGAGTACAAGGGGCCCAAATCCGACTCCAAGAAAGCGGGCGAGGAGACGGagccccagaaacgaccgcagcccgACGGCGacaaggggaaggagggagaggtggCGGCAACGGCGGCGGGAGCAGAGACGGTGGAGGCGGGTAACTCGGCCGGGGAGCGGCAGTCAGACACAGACAGCGACCGGAGGGACGACGATGGTGGTTCCCAGCACAGTAGCGGGAACGGGAATGACTTTGAAATGATCACTAAAGAGGAACTGGAACAGCCcacggacgaggaggaggaggatgaggaagaggaggaggaggaagaggacgagacaCAGCCGTTGCACAGTAAGTCGTAG